One window of Pectobacterium carotovorum genomic DNA carries:
- the glnP gene encoding glutamine ABC transporter permease GlnP has protein sequence MQFDWSAIWPSLPLLMEGAKMTLLISVLGLLGGLVIGVVAGFARAYGGWFSSRISLVFIEIIRGTPIVVQVMFIYFALPMIFTSVRIDPFAAAVVTIMINSGAYIAEITRGSVLSIHNGFREAGLALGLSRSATLRHVIAPLALRRMLPPLGNQWIISIKDTSLFIVIGVAELTRSGQEIIAGNFRALEIWTAVAIIYLCITLILSFILRRLERRLKII, from the coding sequence ATGCAGTTTGATTGGAGTGCCATTTGGCCTTCTCTGCCCCTCCTGATGGAAGGGGCAAAAATGACGTTGTTGATTTCTGTTCTGGGTCTGCTTGGCGGCCTAGTGATTGGCGTAGTCGCGGGTTTTGCCCGCGCCTACGGCGGCTGGTTTTCCAGCCGCATTTCGCTCGTTTTTATTGAAATTATTCGCGGCACCCCGATTGTTGTGCAGGTGATGTTTATTTACTTCGCCTTGCCGATGATTTTCACATCCGTACGAATCGACCCTTTTGCCGCCGCCGTCGTCACCATCATGATTAACTCTGGTGCTTACATCGCGGAAATCACCCGTGGTTCGGTATTGTCGATTCATAACGGCTTCCGTGAAGCAGGTCTGGCGCTTGGGCTGTCTCGCAGCGCGACGTTACGCCATGTGATTGCCCCACTCGCCCTGCGCCGCATGCTGCCGCCGCTGGGTAACCAGTGGATTATCAGCATCAAAGATACGTCACTGTTTATTGTTATCGGCGTGGCTGAACTCACGCGTTCAGGCCAGGAAATCATCGCGGGCAACTTCCGTGCGCTGGAAATCTGGACTGCGGTTGCCATTATTTACCTGTGCATCACGCTGATCCTCAGCTTTATTCTGCGTCGTCTGGAAAGAAGACTTAAGATTATATGA
- a CDS encoding recombinase family protein: protein MLIGYARVSTTDQNTELQKKALIRAECELIFEDTASGKNAQRPGLKKAIRRLRRGDTLMVWKLDRLGRSVRDLIELVSALQAKGIHFRSLTDSIDTSTPAGRFFFHVMSALAEMERELIVERTRAGLDAARLQGRIGGRKRLMTQNVLCRAGAMLATGATRLQVANIIGVSEKTIYKYFPVRGKDGAPGAG, encoded by the coding sequence ATGCTGATTGGCTATGCGCGTGTGTCTACTACCGATCAAAATACGGAATTACAGAAAAAAGCGCTGATTCGCGCAGAATGTGAGCTGATTTTTGAGGATACCGCCAGTGGGAAAAATGCACAGCGGCCTGGGTTAAAAAAGGCGATCAGGCGGTTGCGGCGTGGCGATACGCTGATGGTATGGAAGCTGGACAGGCTAGGGCGCAGCGTGCGTGATTTGATTGAGCTGGTATCTGCATTGCAGGCGAAAGGCATCCATTTTCGCAGCCTGACGGATAGTATTGATACTTCTACCCCCGCGGGTCGTTTCTTCTTTCATGTGATGAGCGCACTGGCTGAGATGGAACGGGAACTGATTGTCGAACGGACACGTGCTGGCCTCGATGCTGCTCGGTTGCAGGGACGCATCGGTGGGCGTAAACGGCTTATGACGCAAAATGTGCTTTGTCGAGCCGGGGCGATGTTAGCGACAGGGGCTACGCGCCTTCAGGTAGCGAATATTATCGGCGTGTCAGAAAAAACCATCTATAAGTACTTTCCCGTGCGGGGTAAGGATGGCGCTCCTGGCGCTGGCTAA
- the glnH gene encoding glutamine ABC transporter substrate-binding protein GlnH → MKSLLKASLAALTLMMSVSSYAAEKELIVATDTAFVPFEFKQGDKYVGFDIDLWDAIAKQLNLKYTLKPMDFGGIIPALQTRNIDLALAGITITEERKKAIDFSDGYYNSGLLVMVKADNNDIKGEQDLAGKVVAVKSGTGSVDYAKANIKTKDLRQFPNIDNAYMELGTNRADAVLHDTPNILYFIKTAGNGQFKAVGDSIKAQQYGIAFPKGSNELREKVNGALKTLRENGTYAEIYKKWFGVEPK, encoded by the coding sequence ATGAAATCACTACTTAAGGCCTCTTTGGCTGCACTGACGCTGATGATGAGCGTATCTAGCTATGCCGCTGAGAAAGAACTGATTGTCGCGACAGACACCGCTTTCGTCCCTTTTGAATTCAAACAAGGCGACAAGTACGTCGGTTTTGACATCGACCTCTGGGATGCTATCGCTAAACAGCTCAATCTGAAGTACACCCTGAAGCCAATGGACTTCGGCGGCATTATTCCTGCACTGCAAACGCGCAACATTGATCTGGCGCTCGCAGGCATTACCATTACTGAAGAGCGTAAAAAAGCAATCGATTTCTCTGACGGTTACTACAACAGCGGCCTGCTGGTAATGGTCAAAGCGGACAACAACGATATTAAAGGCGAGCAGGATTTGGCCGGTAAAGTGGTTGCGGTGAAGAGCGGCACAGGTTCCGTTGATTACGCGAAAGCCAATATCAAAACCAAAGATCTGCGCCAGTTCCCGAACATCGACAACGCCTATATGGAACTGGGTACCAACCGTGCTGATGCCGTCCTGCACGACACGCCAAATATCCTCTACTTCATCAAAACCGCAGGCAACGGCCAGTTTAAAGCGGTAGGTGATTCCATTAAAGCTCAGCAATACGGCATCGCGTTCCCGAAAGGCAGCAACGAGCTGCGTGAAAAAGTGAATGGCGCTCTGAAAACACTGCGTGAAAACGGCACTTATGCTGAGATCTACAAGAAGTGGTTTGGCGTAGAACCTAAGTAA
- the glnQ gene encoding glutamine ABC transporter ATP-binding protein GlnQ — protein MIEFKNVSKHFGKTQVLHNIDLTIGQGEVVVIIGPSGSGKSTLLRCINKLEEITSGELVVDGLKVNDPRVDERLIRQEAGMVFQQFYLFPHLTALENVAFGPIRVRGASKADAEKLALELLAKVGLSERAHHYPSELSGGQQQRVAIARALAVKPKLMLFDEPTSALDPELRHEVLTVMKDLAEEGMTMVIVTHEVGFAHKVASRLIFIDKGRIAEDGDPETLITNPPSDRLREFLQHVS, from the coding sequence ATGATTGAATTTAAAAACGTATCCAAACACTTTGGCAAGACACAGGTCTTACACAATATCGATCTCACCATCGGTCAGGGTGAAGTTGTGGTCATCATCGGGCCTTCGGGTTCGGGTAAATCCACGCTGCTACGCTGCATCAACAAGCTGGAAGAAATTACCAGCGGTGAATTGGTTGTTGACGGCCTTAAAGTGAACGATCCGCGCGTTGACGAGCGTTTAATCCGTCAGGAAGCCGGGATGGTATTCCAGCAGTTTTACCTGTTCCCGCATCTTACCGCGCTGGAAAACGTCGCGTTCGGCCCTATTCGGGTACGCGGCGCGAGTAAAGCCGATGCCGAGAAGCTGGCGCTGGAATTGCTGGCGAAAGTGGGCCTGTCAGAACGCGCGCATCATTACCCTTCCGAACTTTCCGGCGGTCAACAGCAGCGTGTGGCCATCGCCCGCGCTTTAGCAGTTAAACCGAAACTGATGCTGTTTGATGAGCCGACATCGGCACTCGACCCGGAACTGCGCCATGAAGTGCTGACCGTCATGAAAGATCTGGCCGAAGAAGGCATGACGATGGTCATCGTCACTCACGAAGTGGGCTTTGCCCATAAAGTAGCTTCGCGTCTGATCTTTATTGATAAAGGCCGCATCGCAGAAGATGGCGACCCGGAAACGCTGATTACGAATCCACCCAGCGATCGTCTGCGTGAATTCCTGCAACACGTATCTTGA
- the ybiB gene encoding DNA-binding protein YbiB, whose protein sequence is MDYTKIIKEVGRGKNHARDVDQATAYELYSAMLRGDVPDLELGGLLIAFRIKGESEAEMLGFYQAMNEHVLRLTPPAGFPMPIVVPSYNGARKQANLTPLLALLLAKLGFPVVVHGVSDDPTRVTSAEILRNLGVTIAESAEQAQQELDSGSPVFIPVSTLCPAIDRQLQLRWRMGVRNSSHTLAKVATPFGESDALRVASVSHPEYVSRVGTFFNDINGRALLMHGTEGEVYANPQRCPEIHFIHQQNTNVLQLRQDISVAPDALPIAKDAVTTARWTVQCLTGEIAIPQAIRLQLACCLVAAGEAATMEQAVATIKKRLG, encoded by the coding sequence ATGGATTACACCAAAATTATCAAAGAAGTGGGGCGCGGGAAAAATCATGCGCGTGATGTCGATCAGGCAACGGCTTATGAACTGTATAGCGCAATGCTGCGTGGTGATGTGCCGGATCTGGAGCTCGGTGGGCTGTTGATTGCGTTTCGCATCAAAGGAGAATCGGAAGCCGAGATGCTGGGTTTTTATCAGGCGATGAACGAGCATGTACTGCGCCTGACGCCGCCTGCGGGCTTTCCTATGCCTATTGTGGTGCCCAGCTATAACGGGGCGCGGAAGCAGGCGAACCTGACGCCGCTGCTGGCGCTGCTGTTGGCAAAACTGGGTTTTCCGGTCGTGGTTCACGGCGTCAGCGACGATCCGACCCGTGTTACCAGCGCCGAGATTTTGCGTAACCTCGGTGTGACGATTGCCGAGAGTGCTGAGCAGGCTCAGCAGGAGCTTGATAGCGGTAGCCCGGTATTTATCCCTGTTTCGACGTTATGTCCGGCTATCGATCGCCAGCTACAGCTGCGCTGGCGTATGGGCGTGCGTAACAGTAGCCACACGCTGGCTAAGGTGGCGACGCCGTTTGGTGAAAGCGACGCGCTGCGCGTCGCCAGTGTTTCCCATCCTGAGTATGTTTCCCGCGTGGGAACGTTTTTTAATGACATCAACGGGCGCGCACTTCTGATGCACGGCACGGAAGGAGAGGTTTACGCCAACCCGCAGCGCTGCCCGGAAATTCATTTCATCCATCAGCAAAATACCAACGTGCTGCAGCTTCGGCAGGATATCAGCGTCGCACCTGATGCGCTGCCGATTGCGAAGGATGCCGTAACCACGGCGCGCTGGACGGTACAGTGCCTGACGGGGGAAATTGCGATACCACAGGCGATCCGTCTGCAACTGGCGTGCTGTTTAGTTGCTGCCGGCGAAGCGGCGACAATGGAACAGGCTGTCGCCACAATTAAAAAACGCCTTGGCTGA
- a CDS encoding peptidase M3 translates to MQQVADYFNALNRDYLAVHQAKEELFWQLYMGTGNDEVSERFSAAESAYKRFISQPQRLAELRTHLATLENSPRDEQQQTLSHGLQGWYRFFDCNVIEDPQAQALMDEIIAAESALYAKRKSYEMTHLDAKGERVPASLGELLTNQTTNNTEAYRQSSQQALRDLEQWLLQNGFPELISLRNRFARQMGYRNYFDYKVNKTERMTPEQLFAILDPFEEQTREANARSLKNLADEKGEEALQPWNIRYASAGDVTRQLDPYFPFSASLERWINSFKRLRIGFNGAEMQLDLLVRKGKYENGFMHGPVPPFVQEGKWVPARINFTSLAKPDQIGSGASGINTLFHEGGHAAHFANIRQNAPCFSQEFPPTSMAYAETQSMFCDSLLGDADWLKRYAKNAQGETIPDELIRADISTQQPMRAFNERHILLVPYFEWQLYSWDDEARTPEAMTKLARDTEQRILGISGSPRPTLAIPHLLSMESACSYQGYLLALMAVEQTRSYFLQRDGYLTDNPAIGPDLAQHYWHPGNSVSHDDTLRSLTGEGFNPAYLAQACNLTVDEAWQQAESTMAQATCRPQPAADFDLGARIRVVDGSRVLADNEQGDEKMCQDFAAFIEREYPRSQA, encoded by the coding sequence ATGCAACAGGTAGCGGACTATTTTAACGCATTGAATCGTGACTATCTTGCGGTTCATCAGGCGAAAGAAGAACTGTTTTGGCAACTGTATATGGGCACGGGAAATGATGAAGTGTCTGAGCGTTTCTCCGCCGCAGAGAGTGCCTATAAGCGTTTTATTTCGCAGCCACAGCGTCTGGCCGAGCTGAGAACTCATCTTGCGACATTGGAAAACAGTCCGCGTGATGAGCAACAGCAGACGCTATCGCATGGTTTGCAAGGCTGGTATCGGTTTTTCGACTGCAACGTGATTGAAGATCCGCAGGCGCAGGCGTTGATGGATGAAATTATTGCGGCCGAAAGTGCGTTATACGCCAAGCGTAAATCCTATGAAATGACGCATCTGGATGCCAAAGGGGAACGGGTTCCCGCCTCGCTCGGAGAACTGCTGACCAACCAGACGACCAATAATACCGAAGCCTATCGTCAAAGTTCCCAGCAGGCGCTGCGCGATCTTGAACAGTGGCTGTTGCAGAATGGCTTCCCAGAGCTGATTTCACTGCGTAACCGCTTTGCCCGTCAGATGGGCTACCGCAACTATTTTGACTATAAGGTCAACAAGACGGAGCGGATGACGCCGGAGCAGCTTTTTGCCATCCTCGATCCTTTTGAAGAACAGACGCGTGAGGCGAATGCTCGTAGCCTGAAAAATCTGGCGGATGAAAAGGGTGAAGAGGCTCTGCAACCGTGGAATATTCGCTATGCCAGCGCAGGCGATGTGACGCGCCAGCTCGATCCCTATTTCCCTTTCTCTGCGTCGCTGGAGCGTTGGATCAACAGCTTTAAACGTTTGCGAATAGGGTTTAACGGTGCAGAAATGCAGCTCGATTTGCTGGTGCGAAAAGGTAAGTACGAGAACGGCTTTATGCATGGCCCGGTGCCGCCGTTTGTGCAGGAAGGAAAATGGGTGCCGGCACGGATTAACTTCACCAGTCTGGCAAAGCCGGATCAAATTGGCAGCGGTGCCAGCGGCATTAATACGTTATTTCATGAGGGCGGACACGCCGCGCATTTTGCTAATATCCGACAGAATGCACCCTGTTTTTCACAGGAGTTTCCGCCAACCTCAATGGCTTATGCGGAAACGCAGTCCATGTTCTGCGACAGCCTGCTGGGTGATGCTGACTGGTTAAAACGCTATGCAAAGAATGCACAGGGAGAGACGATTCCTGATGAATTGATCCGCGCGGATATCAGCACGCAGCAGCCGATGCGCGCTTTCAATGAGCGGCACATCCTGCTGGTGCCGTACTTCGAGTGGCAGCTCTATTCGTGGGACGACGAGGCGCGTACGCCGGAAGCGATGACAAAACTGGCACGTGACACCGAACAGCGTATTTTGGGCATTAGCGGTAGCCCGCGCCCGACGTTGGCGATCCCTCATCTTCTGTCCATGGAGTCGGCGTGTTCTTATCAGGGATATCTGCTGGCATTGATGGCGGTTGAGCAGACGCGCAGCTATTTCCTGCAACGTGACGGCTACCTGACGGATAACCCGGCCATCGGCCCTGATTTGGCACAACACTATTGGCATCCGGGCAATAGCGTAAGTCATGACGATACGCTGCGTAGCCTGACCGGTGAGGGCTTCAATCCTGCTTATCTAGCGCAGGCCTGTAATCTAACGGTCGATGAAGCCTGGCAACAGGCGGAAAGCACCATGGCTCAGGCAACGTGTCGTCCTCAGCCTGCTGCGGATTTCGATCTGGGCGCACGTATTCGCGTGGTCGATGGCAGTCGCGTGCTGGCGGATAATGAACAGGGCGATGAGAAGATGTGCCAGGATTTTGCAGCGTTTATTGAACGAGAATATCCGCGTTCGCAGGCATAA